In the genome of Vanacampus margaritifer isolate UIUO_Vmar chromosome 1, RoL_Vmar_1.0, whole genome shotgun sequence, one region contains:
- the gemin2 gene encoding gem-associated protein 2 has product MKSDVEDLMPRLLPIECGDTSAALNLEGPPRNPQEYLRQVQLEAALCPEVVVAQIDPKKLKKRQTVNIPVAECRAAPAGFSPSLDWQQRQVSNFSDVRQSITKNRQHWSSHSLDDNVLMPKQADEEGWKRFCLGELLYQGTFSCPAEADADAGLDYSKVGFPPFLSIVSRLSQSTILTVLDILISWFEERDFVPQLGRWLYALLACLEKPLLPEAHSSIRQLARRCAQLRGNLASQDDDNLPALNLLICLVARYFEQNDLADQPE; this is encoded by the exons ATGAAGTCCGACGTGGAGGATTTAATGCCGCGACTGCTGCCCATTGAGTGCGGAGACACTTCAGCGGCTCTAAACCTGGAGGGTCCGCCAAGAAACCCCCAAGAGTACCTTCGACAAGTCCA GTTAGAGGCCGCGTTGTGTCCTGAAGTGGTGGTTGCTCAAATCGACCCCAAGAAGTTAAAGAAGCGTCAAACTGTCAACATACCT GTGGCAGAGTGCCGTGCTGCTCCAGCTGGTTTCTCTCCCAGCCTGGATTGGCAACAGAGGCAAGTCAGCAATTTTTCCGATGTCAGACAG AGTATCACAAAGAACAGACAGCACTGGAGCAGCCACTCTCTTGATGACAACGTCTTAATG CCAAAGCAAGCAGACGAGGAAGGCTGGAAGAGGTTTTGTTTAGGAGAGCTTCTCTATCAAGGTACATTCTCCTGTCCCGCAGAAGCCGATGCCGATGCGGGCCTGGACTACAGCAAG GTTGGCTTTCCACCCTTCCTGAGCATTGTCAGCCGACTCAGCCAG tcCACCATCTTGACAGTGTTGGACATTCTAATCAGTTGGTTTGAAGAAAGAGATTTTGTCCCCCAGTTG GGCCGCTGGTTGTACGCACTGTTGGCCTGCTTGGAGAAACCTTTGCTGCCTGAAGCCCATTCTTCAATCAGGCAGTTGGCTCGGAGATGTGCTCAGCTGCGGGGAAACCTG GCCAGTCAAGACGATGACAACTTGCCTGCTCTCAATCTTCTCATCTGTTTGGTTGCAAG ATACTTTGAGCAGAACGACCTGGCAGACCAGCCGGAGTGa